From Solibacillus sp. FSL W7-1464:
CATAAAAAATAAGCAGCCGAGGAAAGTCTCAACTGCTTATGTCAGTCATTATATCTTGAACTTATCCATTTCCAATACGACTTGTTGTGAATGGCTATCCAATTCCTGAACCGCTTTCGTTAAATCATCGACTACAAGTGTTTGCTCATCTGAAGCATGCGCCAAATGTTTTGCATAGTCGGATGTATCATTTACTAAACGACTCATTTCCTCAGTGGAAGCTAAAATTTGTTCTGCACCTGCCGACATTTGCTCAACAACTGCTGAGTCGTCCTGAATGCGATTGTTGACGTTTAGTACAGAATTTAAAATCTTATCTAAGCGCTGGCCAATTTCACCTACCGCCATCGTTCCTTCTTTTACATCTGTTGTCGTCATATCAATTTCAACAAGCAAACGATCCGTAATATGCGAGAATTTTTGAAGATGACCTGAAATTTCCTCCGCAGATGTACGGGACATTTCAGCCAGTTTCTTCACTTCATCTGCTACAACCGCGAATCCTTTTCCGGCTTCCCCTGCACGTGCCGCTTCAATCGCTGCATTAAGTGCCAGTAAGTTCGTCTGATCCGAAATATTCGTTATGACTGTCACCATTTCTTTAATAGAGTGGAAATTCTCTCCCATTTCTTTCACCAGCGTAGCCGTATTTTCCACCGATTTTTCTACCCCTTGAATCTGGTAAACTACCTTAACGGAACTTTGTGCACCATCTTCAACAAGATTTGTCATGTCTGAAGAAATTTCAGCAATCTCATTGAATGTATCGGCCAGTTTCTGAATACCGATTGCCATTTCATTCATCGCAGCATTTACTTCATTATTGCTTACTTGCTGTAATGACCCGCTGTGTGAAATCGTGGTGATATTTTCCACCATTTTTTCATTTGATGTATTCACACGTTCTGTAGATGTTTCGATTAGATCCACTACTTCTCCGAGCCCATCTGTACGTTCCTTCAACACTTTGAATGTGGCTGATAACTCGACAAGCGAGCTTTGGAAATTTTTTGCGAATGCTGTTATCTCATTATTCGTTTTAAAATTCAGCTTGTCTAATATAGCCTGTGACTCAACAATATCACCTGAAGCCAGATTTTCCGCCGCCTTATTCAATGTTTGTAATGGCGATAATGCTCGACGGATATAAGTATAAATACCGAGTAAAGCTACTATAAAAATAATAATGAAAATGAGCGCAATAATCGGGACAATCTCTTTTGCTACATTCTTTGTTAAAGAAGCAACATACGATGCATCGATATCAACACCTAAATAGGCAATCGTTTCCCCTGCATCATTTTCAACCGGAACAATGCCGGTAATATATTCACCGAAATCACTGCTTAAAAGGTCTGTTGCAAATCGACCGTCTTCAATAACCCGCTCAATATGTTCGTACTTTGTAGAAGACGATGGGTCACCAAGCACCCCGGCGTTTTCAGTATCATCTGCTGGCATGCCATCAACTAAAAAGGTAACTTCCCCGTTTTCTTCCGGTACAAAATAGGTATAGGCATACATGACACCATTGTATTCGCGTAATTCATTTAACTGTTCGCGCAATTCCCAATATGTTGCATTTTCTTCTGGTTCTTCAATAAGCTGCTCATACTTTTCTACATCTATGTAATTTAAAATATTACTTGCTACTTCAATCGTACGTTCTTTCACAGATGACTGGACTGAACGCGCTGAATTAAATTGAAGCATAATAACTGTTAATAGCAAAATAATGGAAAATATAATGCCGATCATCAATATAATTCTACTACCTAATTTGTCCATTCTTTTCATAGCCTATTTTGTCTCCTAATATAATATTTGATTGTTAAATTTATTTTGAATTAAAGGTTAATTAAATGCAATGTCTTTTAGTGAATCCTATATATTATTAATGAATAATAAGAATATAGCACTACTCAATTCCCGTTAGTTTCCAATGGAAATTGCAGGCACAAAAAAGCCCGAAGAATTAATCTTCGGGCCGCTTTTTTTATTCGCCTAAATCAGCATTGTGGTATACGCGTTGCACGTCTTCCAAATCTTCCAATGCATCAATCATTTTTTCGAACTTCACTAGATCATCACCGGCTAAAGCAACATCTGTCATTGGCAGCATCGTTAACTCCGCTACAGTAAATTCTTCGATGCCTGCTTCTTTAAATGCTTCTTGTGTGGCATGGAATTGTTCCGGCTCAACATAAACGATAATTGTGCCTTCTTCGTCCATAATGTCACGCATATCCAGATCGGCTTCCATTAAAATTTCAAGAATTTCATCTTCTGATTTTCCTTCAATTCCGAAAACAGCTGTATTTTGGAACATATGCGCCGCTGAACCGGAAACACCCATGTTACCGCCATTTTTACCGAACGCTGCACGTACTTCAGAAGCTGTACGGTTTACGTTGTTTGTTAATGCATCAACGATTACCATTGTACCTGCTACACCGAATCCTTCGTAGCGTAACTCGTCGAATTGCTCATCGCCGCCGCCTTTTGCTTTGTCGATTGCTTTTTCAATAATGTGTTTTGGTACAGAGTAAGTTTTCGCACGTTCTAAAACTGTTTTCAGCGCACGGTTAGATTCCGGATTTGGTTCACCTGATTTTGCCGCCACGTAAATTTCACGACCGAATTTAGCATAAATACGACTATTTGCTGCGTCTTTCCCAGCCTTTTTATCTTTAATGTTATTCCACTTACGACCCATTTTATTCACTCTCTTTCATACTCTATTAGTAACGTTATTTAAAAACGAAAAAATATATTTAACTTATTTATTATACATAAACTTGAAATAATTTTAAATTACTCTGCATAAAAAAATGTAAAAACCTATAGCATTTTTTCTATGCTATAGGTCTCGTTTATAATTGTGAAGCTTCTAAGCTAAATGTATCGCCGCCTTGCAGTGTTCCGGCATTATAACCTTTTTTGAACCAGCGCATCCGCTGCTCGCTTGTACCATGTGTAAAGCTTTCCGGAACGACATAGCCTTGCGCTTCCATCTGCAGTGTATCGTCGCCAATGGCATTTGCTGCAGTTAAAGCCTCCTCGAAGTCGCCTTCCTCCAAATAGCCTTTGTCCTGGACATGGTGTGCCCACACACCGGAGTAATAGTCCGCCTGCAGTTCCAGACGCTTCACCGCTTCATTGTACTCGGCTTGCGATACTTTGCCGTTTAAGGCATGTACTTGTTCGGACGTGCCCAATAATGTTTGGACATGGTGCCCGACTTCATGTGCGACCACATATGCCATGGCAAAATCACCCGGTGCATCAAACCGGTTTTTTAACTCTTTATAGAAACTTAAGTCAATATAAAGCTTATAGTCTGCCGGACAGTAAAATGGTCCAACCGCAGCACTTTGCATCCCGCATCCGGAGCTTACACTATCCGTAAATAATACGAGCGTCGGATTTTCGTAGGTCAGCCCATTATCGGCAAACAATTGTTGCCATATATCCTCTGTATCCGCCAGTACTACAGAAACGAATTCCGCCAGTTCCTCTTCTTCGGCGGTCGGTTCATAGTTTTCGGACGTTGCACCATTTTGCGTAATACTCTTTGATACTTCCGAAACAACATCCCCTGCATCGCCGCCATTGAGCAATGTAAAAATAATGGCAATAATAATCCCGACTCCACCAAGACCTCCGCCGATTTTCCCGGCACTCATCCCCCGACGATCTTCCACGTTACTGCTTTTTCGTCTCCCCTTCACATCCATAGCTATTCCCTCCATACGAATCTTTGCATACTTTGACATATAATTACCCTCAACAATGCTACTTATAACAGGCTGTCGTAAATAACATTAGCTAACAAACAAAAGAATAATAAAAAAAGCGAAGCGGATGAAGTCCACTTCGCTTTTCCTTATAAATCCGCTTCAATTTTTTCCAGCAATGCCTCGCAGCCTTCCAAGCATAGATCGTACGTTTCCTGGAAATCTCCCGTATACCAAGGATCCGGTACATCTTTTTTATGTGTCGTCAGATCAAGGAAGCGGAACACTTTTGCATCTGCTTCGGCACGGAGCATTTCCATCGTATTTTTCACATTGCTTTCATCCATACACACAATATAGTCAAAGCTGTCTAAATCGGAGGTACATAATTGTCTTGCAAGCATGCCTGTTGTCACAATACCGTATTCCTGTAATTTCGCCGTCGTCCCTTTATGCGGGGGTTCTCCAATATGGTAATTGCTCGTGCCGGCTGAGTCGACTGCAATTTTATCCGTCAAACCGCGTTTAGCGATTAAATCACGCATAACGGCCTCCGCCATAGGAGAACGGCAAATATTGCCCAAACATACGAATAGTATTTGCTTCATCTTTTCTTTCACTCCTAATAAAGAAGCCGCACGAAGATTTTCGCGCAGCTCCTATTATTTTATTTCCGGATGCATTTCTTTTAAATGTGCTGTCAATCGGTTCAGTTCATCTTCCAAAAATTGAACGGATTGTTCACGGCCTTCTTTTCCGGCGCCAACCGTAAATGGCTTACCGTAAATCAAATAGCCTTTTTGACGTTTAAATACACCTTTTGCATCTTTAGGACCAATATAAGCAGCCGGTAAAATCTCTGTCTTCGCCAGTTGGGCAATCGTCACTGCTCCGGCTTTTAATTCCGAGTTTTCAGAGCTCCTTGTTCCACTCGGGAAGATTCCGACTACTTTTCCTTCTTTAATAAGCTGACGAGGAATTTTAATAACACTTGGTCCCGGATTGTCACGATCCACCGGGAATGCATTTAGTCTCGTAATAAGCCAGCCTAATCCTTTCACATCAAATAGTTGTTTCTTAGCCATAAAATGTACTTCTTTTGGCAGCATCGAAATCCCAAGGTTTAAAATATCGATATAGCCATTATGTGTACAGGCAACAACAAAGCCGCCTTCTTTCGGTATATTTTCTTTCCCGTATACCTTTGCCTTTGACCCGTTGACCCCTAAAATTCCATATACAACTCTTGCAATAAATTTATACACGTTTCATTCCTACCTTATCGTTAATCTCACTTCATTTTAATTGAAAGTCGTAACTACGTTCAATTACTGTTGCTTGACCGTAGTTCCTGCAATTTGCTCGATTAATGGAGTCAGCCAATCTTCAAGCTGGCTGAACGAAAATCCTAATTGCTCCGCCTTGTCATTTTTCATATACCATGTTGCGGGAATCGCGTATGGCGAACGGATTTCCTCTGTCCCAAGAAGCGCAATTTTGGCACGCTCGCCTGTCTTTTCTTCAATAAGAGAAATAAGGTCTTTTAAAGAAATGACACCATTTGCTGTCGCATTAATCGGTCCTTCCACATAATTATTACCTGCCCACTCTAAAAATCGAGCCGCTTCTGTTGCCTGAATAAAGGACATTTCCGCATCCATGTTCACAAATCCGATCGGTTCTTTATTAATGATGCGCTCAATATGGAAATGCAAACGGCGTGTGTAATCATCTTCTCCCATAACTATCGGGAAACGGACTGCGACTACAGGGAACTCGGCAAACTTATAAAATACCGCCTCTGCCAGGCGTTTACCTTCACCATAAGTAAATTCATGTGTGTCTCCCATGATGATGCCATATGAAGTCGGATCGAAATCTTCTTCCGGATGCGGCTTGCCATCTGCCTCATATACAGCTAGTGTAGATGTGAAAACGAGCTTGCCGATTTTCCCATTGAACAGATTGCACAGCTGTTTTGCTTCGTTTGGCGAATAGCAAATATTATCATACACAATATCAAATGTACGATTTTCCAGAGCTTTCTCGAAAGCCGCTGTATCTTTACGGTCCACTTTAATATGCTCCACCGCATCGCCAAAAGGATTTTCCGACATTCCGCGTGTGACAATTGTTACTTCATGCTTTTGCTCCAATAAAAGTTCAACTAATTTACGGCCAAAAAATCGTGTCCCGCCTAATACTAGGATTTTCTTCATCTACGATCACTCCATTCCAATTAATAAATCTAAATCAATTGTAATTTCCTGTAATTGAATACTTTCTTTATCGTCAATATGCCAGCCCATCGGTGTCATTTCAAGCAGGTTTTGTACTAAATGTACTTCAAGCGGTACTGTATACGTAATTCTTTTTACTTCGGTATTTGCAAAACTTGCTTTAAAGCGCTCTACAGTTTGGGCATTTGTATAGCTTTCCTTATCCGAATCTGCAAACGCCTGTTTACGCAGTTCACTTAAATAATTTTCCTGTGGCACAACTTTTATTACTTTGCCGCCTCGCTTTAATAGACGTTTAAATTCATCGTAATTTGCAGGGGATAAAATATTTAAAATCGCATCAAAAGATTGCTCGTTGAACGGACTATTCGCTAAATCACCGACACACCAAAGCTCTTCGGGGTTATACTTTGCCGCTGCGATGATCCCTTCCTTAGAAATATCGATTCCTACACCAACAGGACGATCAAGCTGTTCGCAAATACGATGTAAATGAGAACCCTCACCACAACCTGTATCCAAAATTACCGGTTGTGCTACATTGATTTCCCGGGCAATCGCCGCTTGTAACCGATCATAAATGCCTGCTTGAATGACCATATGGCGCGAATCGAATAATTCTTTTCCATACATTGATTGGACAGGACGGTTTAACATATAAACATAGCCTTGTTTTGCCACATCAAATGTATGATTCGATAAACAGCTCATTTTTCCTTCATTACTTATCTCTATTTCCTGTTTGCAAATAGGACATGCAAACAATCGGCTATTGAATTGAAACTGCTGAATACTTAACGCTCGTTTTGATAATAGACCCATGATGGATCCTCCTTCATATGTGTTCGCTAGTATCGTACCATAAACTCATTCAAATAAAAAAAGGAAATAGTGGTCACTGCTCCCTTAGCTGGTGAATAAAAAAAAGCAAAGCAGAAAATACTGCTTTGCTCTGTTTACTATTAACTTACCGGCGGTGTAGCGGTTTTTGAACGTAATATTGCCTTTTCCCCGTGCATTAAGGATTCCAATGTCGCGTACAAAGTTTCAATCTCAGTTTCTGATAATCGTTTTCCTTCAAGTGTTGCTGCCCACTCTTTCAATTCCGCGATTTTCAGCACTTCGACATCGGATGATTGAATTTCAATATGCTGGAATGAACAATTATTCGTAAAAACTACCATTGTTTCAAAAAGTGATCCATCTACTTCCGTTAGTCGGTCTTTTAATGCATGGGTTAAACGCTTTGTTTCATGGATTGGGTTATTAAATACTCTTTTTTGATCTTTATGCAATAGCTCCATCCATTCGATGCTCTGTTCCCGTCCGTTAATCCAGCCTGACTTCTCTATCACATTCACTACATAAACCCCTGATTCATGCAGTAAAAGTGCGTCAATTGTTTGTACTTCATTGTGAACAGGAAGTTGCAGATTCACCATTATTTTTTTTGTACCTTGAATATGCTCCAATTCCTTCGTAAGTTGGTAGGAAGTTCGGACACTTTTATTCATGAGGACATTAAAATAGGAATAGCCGGTCAATTGATAAAACGTTGAATTGTCATGAATATATAATTTAAAACTAAAATAACCTATAATCGCAATTAGAACGACCAGAAAAAATAAGGTCATTGCGTTCACTCCTTGCTGCATCATCGCATTTCATTTTATATAATACTTAAAGCCTTTACTAAATTTTCACAGGCTCTTGAGAGTTAGCTTTATGACTGTTTATAATCGGTAAAAGTTGATCCAGCTTTTGTATTTCATAAGTGGGACGAATTGTTGATGGTACTGTATTCAACGGGTTGAGCCAGCATGTATCGATTCCGGCATTAGCGCCCCCGGTAATATCCGCACTGTAAGAATCACCAATAATCATCGCCTTGTTCGGGTCGAAATTCGGAATCCGTTCAAACACATAATCAAAAAATGGCTTCATCGGCTTTTGATAGCCTGTATTTTCCGAAACGAAAACTTGCTTAAAATAGGGTGCCAACCCTGTCACTTGGAGGCGTTTTATCTGGGTCTCCGCCAATCCATTCGATGTAATATATAGTTCGTATTCAGGTGCCAATGTTTGAATCAGCTCCAATGCCCCTTCTACAAAAACTTTACTTTCTGCTAAATAGCCACGGTACTCAGCGTCCAATGCCCGGCCATCCACTTCAACTCCAAAATGCTCGAATGTTTTGCCAAAGCGGTTTTCCATTAAAAAGTTACGAGTAATCAGCCCTTCTTCAAGAGAGCGCCATAAACCTGTATTAATTTCCCGGTAAACTGCTTCGATTTGAGGCGTTAATGGTAGCTGATGTGCTTCAAACAATTTCGGCAAAGCTAATCTTTCTGCCGCTTTAAAATCCAATAATGTATCATCCAAGTCAAATAATAAAAATCGATATTCCTTCATTTGTGTACTCCGTTTCCATTATACTAATATATTACCTTATCATAATCGAATCATAATTTTAACTATTTACACTACTCCTGATTTTCGATAGCATGAGTGTATTGCTCTATGTGAAGAAAGAAGGGTTTTTTTTATGGGATTTGAGTTAGACCCACAACTAGTTATTATTTTAATTTGTTTTGGTTTTTTAGCAGCATTTATCGATTCTGTTGTGGGAGGCGGTGGTCTTATTTCACTGCCTGCATTAATGTTTGCCGGGCTCAGTCCCTCTGCAGCTGTTGCGACAAACAAACTCGCCGGGACAATGGGATCCTTAACGAGTACTATTACCTTTTATCGGTCTGGAAAGCTAGATATTAAATCCGTCATGAAGTATTTTCCGTGGGTTTTTATCAGTTCGATGATCGGGGCTTGGATTGTCCATTTACTTGATCCTAACTTATTGAAACCATTAATGCTGATTATGTTGGCTGCTGTAGCGGTCTATACAATTTTCAAAAAAGATTGGGGCAGTATTTCTGCGGTTAAATCACTGTCAAAGACAAAGTATATTCTATTTTTCTTTGTAATTTCACTGATTGGTTTTTATGATGGTTTTTTAGGTCCTGGTACTGGATCATTCCTGATTTTTGCATTTCTAATGGTCGGCTATGATTTCTTAAAGGCAGCCGGTAATGCAAAACTCCTTAACTTCGGGAGTAATATCGGGGCGCTTTTAATGTTTATCTATTTAGGGCAAATTAATTATACATATGGCTTGATAATGGGGGCCGCTCAGATTGTCGGAGCGATTGTCGGTTCAAGGTTTGCAATTAAGCGTGGAAGCGGCTATGTGCGTGTCCTTTTCATCATCGTCACAATTACATTACTTGCAAAAAATAGCTATGATTTTTTCCTGAAATAAATGTACCGGATGTCCAACTTGAAAATTGGACATCTTTTTTTCATCAAAAAAGCCCCGAAACATGTTCGAGGCTCAGTTCTTATTGCATTTCTTTTGTAGGTCCCATTACTGGCGGTACTGTCAAGCCTGCTTGGCGTAGTAATACAGTCATTTGGCCAACATGATGTGTTTGGTGTGAAATTACTTTGCCGAGTAGTTCGCCGCGCTTCATCATACCGCCAAAAGCAGATACTTCTTCTAAAAGCTGCTCCTCTGTTAATGCTGCCGCTTCTTTTTTATACGCTTCGCGCACCATTTCATACTTCTCCACGATTTCCGCCATTGTCGCTGGCTGTGGCATATCAGGACCCGGTCCCGGAATTTGCAATCCTGCAAAATGGCCGAATGCGCCTGCTACACTTACTAAATGCCATGATAACCATCCTAATGAATTGTGCTCATCTACAATGGCGATATGCATTTTGTCATCTGGAATAGCTTGCATTACTTTCAATGCACCTTTTGATGAGATTGCCCAATCTTTTACAAAATCTTCTGCTACACGATACATTTATAAATCCCCTTTACTACGGTTTGTTTTTATCATACCGAATAAGATCGGATTGCGCTATCAATCAACAGTTAAGATTTTTGATTAAGATAAATAATCCAGCAAGATGCTCCATATCTCAACTTTTTCATCAAAGCTTTTAATATTCTTTCCTGGAATCGGGCTTGTAGATGGCATTTTTTTATACGCCCTTCCGTCCAATACATCGAGTCCAATATGTCTTTTAAAAACATCGAAGCTTTTCCCGCCGTTAAATAGGACGAGCTGTATTTGCGGATATTTTTTAAAGAGCTCCGAAAAGTTATTCGGTACTTCATTTTTTATTGTTGCATCAAGGCTGCCTTCGCGTTCACAGCTTTCGATCGAGTCCCATAGCCCAATATGATGTTTACGAAGAAGTGCAATTTTTTCATTATAGTCTTCCGGAATATCGGTTGCTAGAAGCCTTTCTATAATCGGCCAAAAGTGATTCCGTCGGTTGCCGTAGTATTGCTGCTTTTCCAGTGATTGCTTTCCTGGCATCGAACCAAGGATAAGCACTTTTGTTTTTTCATCCACAATTGGAGGTAATATATTTTGGATAGATTCCATCACAACTTTCACCTTTTCTTTCCAGTCATTTTTATTAATGATAAAAGAACCACATAAATGTATGCGGTTCTTTCACTATAGTATGAATTATTTTTTATATACGATTTTTCCTCCAACAACGGTCAACAATGCATTCGTCTTTAAAATTTCTTCCGTACTGCAGTTCATTAAATCCGTATCAAGTATTGTAAAGTCTGCATCATACCCTTTCCGGATATAGCCGCGTACACCTTCTTTACAGATCGCCTCGGCACTTCCAACTGTGTACATCTTCACTGCCTCAAAACGGGAAAGTTTCTGCTTAGGGTTATAACCTTCATGTGGATCTGTTGGCTTCTTTCGCTCGATGGCTGCATAGATCGTTTCGAATGGACTCATTGCTTCAATCGGCGCATCGGTACCTGCAGCACATATGAAACCTTCATCTATAAACGTTTTCCAAGCATAATGGTGACCAGCGCGGTTTTCACCAAGCTTCTCAGTTACCCATGGATAGTCTGATGTAACAAAGGCCGGCTGCAAATCCAGTATAACCTGCAGTTTCTTCATTCGGAAAAGCTGTTCTTCTGATACGACGCAACAATGAATCAGGCGATCGCGCTTCCCTTCAGCTACAGGATATTTTTCTAAATATTGAAGCACCTGTTCCATAGCACCATCACCGATTATATGAATGGCCACCGCTTCATTATATTTTCGCGCTAATTGAATGAGCGCTTCCATTTGAACATCTGTATGAATGAGCATCCCTTTATTATGTTCTTCATTTGCATATGGAGCCAATAGTGCAGCAGTAGAGCCACCTAACGAACCATCGGCGAAAATTTTCATCGCACCAGGTTCGATAAATGGTTCATTAAATTGCGCATTATTCATAATCATTTCCTCAAATACAGTATGATGACGCAATAAGTTGACGCGGAAATGCTTCCGTTCTCCGACTACGCGCTGATAGGCCGTTAATGGATTCATATAATGACCATAATAGCTCATCTCTTCTGTATGTCCACCAGTTAAACCGTAAGACTGCATATGTTCAATCGCCAGCTGCAAGGACTGCTCCAAGCTTTCAATATAGCTTTCTCCCTCTTGTTTAAATAGTGAAGATACTAGATTTGTTGCCTGTTCGTACAACAATCCGTTTAGCTCACCATTTTCATGTCGTCCTATCTTTCCTCCTGCCGGATCTTCATTACCTATTGTAATCTCCGCTAATTGGAGTGAGGCTGTATTGACTAAGGCAACATGATGGCATACACGATTAAGGAATATCGGGTTTTTAGTTACTGCATCTAATTCTTCTTTTGTTGGGATGCGGCCATCTGTAAATTGATTTTCATTCCAGCCATCCCCAATGAGCCACTGCCCTTCCTGAAGTTGATCTGCAGCGTTTTTCACCAATTGTACAAGCTCTTCACCGCTTGTCGCTACCGTCAAATCAAGGCGCATCAACTTTTCACCGTGACCAATCATATGAAGATGGCTGTCTACAAAGCCCGGGTACATAACTGCACCATGCAAATCGATAATGTCATCCGCATATACTTGTAAATCCTCGAATGTCCCTGTTTCTACGATCTTACCATCGTGTACAAGCACTGCCTGCACGGTCGACCCTTCTTGTTCCATCGTATAGATCGTGCCATTAGTCCATAATTGCTTCATCTTCCGCTATCCCCCGTCTACATCTCAAAATCTTCTCGTTTATAGGGTAATCCTATATTCATATGATCCAGGATTGGTTCGTCCGATCCTTTATATAGAAATGTCACTTCCTGTAATTCAGGTAAATTTTCAAAATAAGAACGCGCTAACGTTTCTACAAACATATTGGCACCTGCAGAACCTTGAATCGTGTATATGTCGTCACCTAAATTAAGCATCAAGCTTTTATCTTCGTTTTCCATCGTATAATCCAGCAGCTCTACATCATGTTCATT
This genomic window contains:
- a CDS encoding DNA-deoxyinosine glycosylase translates to MESIQNILPPIVDEKTKVLILGSMPGKQSLEKQQYYGNRRNHFWPIIERLLATDIPEDYNEKIALLRKHHIGLWDSIESCEREGSLDATIKNEVPNNFSELFKKYPQIQLVLFNGGKSFDVFKRHIGLDVLDGRAYKKMPSTSPIPGKNIKSFDEKVEIWSILLDYLS
- a CDS encoding fructose-2,6-bisphosphatase encodes the protein MKKLLLVMLLALVLAACGTKETSDDINNVPGNNSDNVTQGSPEAKGEKITLYKSDDNAENTVPFDENFDSGEEELVPFIFSKVNEHDVELLDYTMENEDKSLMLNLGDDIYTIQGSAGANMFVETLARSYFENLPELQEVTFLYKGSDEPILDHMNIGLPYKREDFEM
- a CDS encoding amidohydrolase; the encoded protein is MKQLWTNGTIYTMEQEGSTVQAVLVHDGKIVETGTFEDLQVYADDIIDLHGAVMYPGFVDSHLHMIGHGEKLMRLDLTVATSGEELVQLVKNAADQLQEGQWLIGDGWNENQFTDGRIPTKEELDAVTKNPIFLNRVCHHVALVNTASLQLAEITIGNEDPAGGKIGRHENGELNGLLYEQATNLVSSLFKQEGESYIESLEQSLQLAIEHMQSYGLTGGHTEEMSYYGHYMNPLTAYQRVVGERKHFRVNLLRHHTVFEEMIMNNAQFNEPFIEPGAMKIFADGSLGGSTAALLAPYANEEHNKGMLIHTDVQMEALIQLARKYNEAVAIHIIGDGAMEQVLQYLEKYPVAEGKRDRLIHCCVVSEEQLFRMKKLQVILDLQPAFVTSDYPWVTEKLGENRAGHHYAWKTFIDEGFICAAGTDAPIEAMSPFETIYAAIERKKPTDPHEGYNPKQKLSRFEAVKMYTVGSAEAICKEGVRGYIRKGYDADFTILDTDLMNCSTEEILKTNALLTVVGGKIVYKK